Proteins co-encoded in one Megalops cyprinoides isolate fMegCyp1 chromosome 1, fMegCyp1.pri, whole genome shotgun sequence genomic window:
- the epor gene encoding erythropoietin receptor, with translation MTKVESLKHWGFFVFLCFQKATFLQGARNLETKVALLLAVEPQDPKCFAEGMEDLTCFWEDDGILEEYTFMYTYQYEKTTDCVVTAQPTGGSKARYFCKLSKVQHFVPLDLHVYRGGQRIHNRSLFVEHVFLLDPPANLTVNWTGKQGQLRLSWLPPPLKYMDNSMIYEISYVIAGRQMGKLEVVQANTEITLRGLQPGTRYEVRARVKPDGVTYDGYWSAWTSLVSRETPQRDMDPLILTLCLVISFILILLSLSMLLSHRRFLLKKMWPLIPNPENKFEGLFTVYGGDFQAWLVHSSGGLWWRPGFFYVEELPAPLEVLSEGSLGPAVSSRTVPSRALAALGEEREDEQEGMGKADPALTDRWNPQPQGQWLFDQLWPLHQHSLPPFDSGPLESKDTYVTLNQGSQPEGGEGPLDDVSEESLPLQVLFATPGTPVSQSDLGSLRHSSGSGRLSSQSSFEYAHNTWPPKSSSYAYLAIADSGIYMDYSPMSSARTGVVGTGGIYTNEYENDIHPHKLPHPGQPIHSEC, from the exons ATGACCAAAGTTGAATCATTGAAGCACTGGggattttttgtatttctttgctTTCAAAAGGCTACCTTCTTACAGGGCGCTCGAAATTTGGAAACCAAAG TGGCCCTCTTGCTCGCCGTTGAGCCACAGGACCCAAAATGCTTTGCAGAAGGAATGGAAGATCTGACGTGCTTCTGGGAGGATGACGGCATTCTGGAAGAATACACGTTCATGTACACTTATCA ATATGAGAAGACTACTGACTGTGTTGTGACAGCCCAGCCAACAGGGGGCAGCAAGGCACGCTACTTCTGCAAGCTATCCAAGGTTCAGCACTTTGTACCTCTGGATCTCCATGTGTACCGTGGTGGACAGCGGATCCACAACCGCAGCCTCTTCgttgagcatgtgt TCCTGTTAGATCCCCCAGCCAACCTGACGGTGAATTGGACTGGCAAGCAGGGGCAGCTGAGACTGAGCTGGTTGCCTCCACCTCTCAAGTACATGGACAACAGCATGATCTATGAAATCAGCTACGTCATTGCCGGCAGACAAATGGGCAAG CTGGAGGTGGTGCAAGCCAACACAGAGATCACCCTACGGGGCCTGCAGCCAGGCACCAGGTATGAGGTGCGGGCACGAGTCAAACCTGATGGTGTCACCTATGATGGCTACTGGAGTGCATGGACATCCTTGGTCTCCAGGGAGACACCCCAAAGGG ACATGGACCCACTCATCCTGACCCTGTGCCTTGTCATCTCCTTTATCCTCATCCTGTTGTCTTTATCTATGCTCCTGTCCCATCGCAG GTTTCTGTTGAAGAAGATGTGGCCTCTCATCCCTAATCCTGAAAACAAGTTTGAGGGTCTCTTCACTGTATATGGAGGTGACTTTCAG GCATGGTTGGTCCACAGCAGTGGTGGATTGTGGTGGAGACCAGGGTTTTTTTACGTGGAGGAACTTCCAGCCCCACTTGAGGTGCTGTCAGAGGGCAGTCTGGGACCTGCTGTCTCCAGCCGCACAGTGCCCTCCAGGGCCTTGGCTGCGCTgggagaagaaagggaagaCGAGCAGGAAGGAATGGGTAAGGCAGACCCAGCGTTGACGGACAGGTGGAATCCGCAACCACAGGGCCAGTGGCTATTCGATCAGCTGTGGCCCCTTCAtcagcactctctccctcccttcgATTCTGGCCCGCTGGAGTCCAAGGACACCTACGTGACTCTGAACCAGGGGTCCCAGCCTGAGGGTGGAGAGGGTCCGTTGGACGATGTCTCGGAGGAATCTCTGCCCCTGCAAGTTCTCTTTGCCACCCCTGGGACACCTGTCTCCCAGTCAGACTTAGGGTCCCTCAGACACAGCTCCGGGTCTGGAAGGCTGTCCTCTCAGTCAAGCTTTGAGTACGCCCACAACACCTGGCCGCCTAAAAGCTCCAGCTATGCCTACTTGGCCATAGCTGATTCCGGTATTTACATGGACTATAGCCCAATGAGCTCGGCAAGGACAGGGGTGGTTGGGACAGGGGGCATTTACACCAATGAGTATGAGAATGACATTCACCCTCACAAGTTGCCTCATCCAGGACAACCCATTCATTCAGAGTGTTGA